DNA from Hyphomicrobiales bacterium:
AGGTGGGCATGCCCACAAAAATCATAATAGGCCTGGATGGCGCGGGTTCGGGGAGCAGAGCGCTTTCCTACGCCGAACGCCTGGCCACACTGATCGGCGACTGCGAATTGGTCGTCGTTTATGTGATCGAATGGTCGCCCTTCTCATTCCAAACGGCGGAAGAAAACGCCGAGCGCCACAAGCGCCGTGAAGAGGAACTGCAGATCGCCCATGAACGCGTGGTCGATCCAGCGGTGAAGACACTGACCGATGACGGTTTTAAAGCCAGCGGCATCGTACGCCATGGCGACGTTGCCGACACGCTCAACGCCATCGCCATGGAGCAAAAGGCCGACCAAATCGTTGTCGGGCGCTCCTCTGAAGGCGGCTTTGCAAAGCGCATTTTCGGTAGTTCAACAAGCAACCTTGTGATGCATGCAAGCATGCCCGTCACGGTCGTTGGCTAGGGATAGAGACCATGAAACCCACTTTCAAACCATGGCTCGCCGTCTGGCTTGCCACCTTGATGGCCGCGCTGACGGCCAGCCCTGCTTTCGCACAGGAAGCAGCAAGCATCGACCAACGTGTCAATGAAATTTTCGCGTCGGCAACAGGACCTTTTGTGAGCCTTATCTTTGCGCCGTTCCCAGGCACATCTTTTCCTTGGATCGTTATGTGGTTGGTGATCGCCGCAACCATTTTCACGCTCTATTTCGGCTTTGTGCAACTGCGCTTTTTCTCGCACTCCATCTCATTGGTGAAGGGCGATTATTCGGACCCCAACGACGCTGGCGAGGTCAGTCACTTCCAGGCTCTTGCAACAGCCCTTTCAGGCACTGTTGGCCTTGGCAACATTGCTGGTGTTGCGGTGGCTGTCGGCATCGGCGGACCGGGGGCAACGTTCTGGATGATCTTGGCGGGTCTTCTCGGCATGGCGTCAAAGTTTACCGAATGCACGCTCGGTGTGAAGTACCGCAACGAGTATGAAGATGGCACTGTGTCGGGCGGACCGATGTACTACATGTCCAAGGGCTTTAGCGAGCTTGGTTTGCCGGGCGGAAAAATTCTCGCCGTCCTGTTCTCGATCTTTTGTATCTTGGGCGCACTGGGTGGCGGCAACATGTTCCAAGCCAACCAAGCCCACGCTCAAATCTCCGGCATTGTCGGAGATTATCCAGGCTGGATCACAGGTTTGGTGTTTGCCACGGTTGTCTTCGCGGTGATCGTTGGCGGTATCAAATCGATCGCGCGGGTAACCGAGAAGGTCGTGCCGTTCATGGGCATCATGTATGTCGGTGCGGCGCTCATCATTCTGTTTGTCAATTACGACATGATCGGATGGGCATTCGCGCAGATCTTCGAAGGTGCGTTCACTGGTCTTGGTGTTGCTGGTGGGTTCGTCGGCGCGCTGATCCAAGGGTTCAAACGGGCGGCGTTTTCCAATGAGGCCGGTGTTGGCTCTGCGGCCATTGCCCACTCGGCGGTGCGTACCAAGGAGCCCATCACCGAAGGGTTCGTATCGCTGCTTGAGCCGTTGATTGACACTGTGATCATCTGCACGATGACCGCGTTGGTGATCATTATATCTCAACAGTTGATCACCGATCCTGAGACTGGCCTTTACGTTCTCAACGAGGCTGGAACAGCGGTAGCCACCGTGGACGGCAATTCAGGCGTGGCACTTACCTCAGCCGCTTTTGGCTCTGCGATAAGCTGGTTTCCGTTCGTGTTGGCGATAGCGGTAATCCTGTTTGCCTTTTCGACGATGATCTCCTGGTCCTATTACGGCCTGAAAGCTTGGACCTATCTGTTCGGTGAAGGCAAAACCACTGAGCTGATCTTCAAGCTCATCTTCTGCGTTTTCGTCGTCATTGGCGCAGCGGCGAGCCTTGGCCCGGTGATCGACTTCTCCGACGCAGCGATCTTCGCCATGGCGGTGGTCAATATCTTCGCGCTCTACTTCCTGATGAAGCTTGTGCGCAAAGAGCTTGCTTCTTACTCGGAGCGCTTGAAGTCCGGGGAGATCAAGAAGTTCAAGCACTAGCGATCAAGGCAGCGCCGGGGTCGTTGCTGACCTTGGCGCTGCCTGAAGACAAAACGACAAGAAGGCCCGGCATCATAGCTGGGCTTTCTTTTTGATCTGCGGCGTTTTTCGCAGCGAACGCTTTAGATCGTGGCCTCGATGAGAAATGGCCCGTTTGTGGTCGCCGCTTTGGCCAGCGCCGCTTCAAAGCCCTCTTCGGTCTCCACCTTTTCCCCCGGAACACCATGGCCAGCCGCCAGCGCGACCCAGTCGAGCAACGGATCTTCAATGTCAAACATGGCGCGGGCATTGCGACCAGGTTTCGGTGCGCCCTGCGCTTCGAGCTCGTGATGCAGGATCTGATAGCCGCGGTTGGCAACTATCACGAAGGTGATGTCCATGCGCTCGCGGGCTGCCGTCCACAAACACTGAAGTTGATACATGGCCGACCCATCGCCTGAGACGGCAAAGACCGGGCGATCGGGGCAGGCGACGGATGCGCCGATGGCATTCGGCAAACACTCGCCAATCGAACCACCGGTGTTGTTGATCCGGTCATGAGGTGCAGCCTTGTTGACCGATGGCCAGATATCAAAACCGGCGGTGACCGCCTCGTTCACCAGGATCGCGCCCTCAGGGATGGCGCGGGCGAGACCACGTCCGATACCTTCGGCCGTCAGTGTACCCTTCTGCGCGGAAGGAACGGTATGCTCGATGCGAGTAATGGTTTCGTTGCCATCAACGCCCACGGCATCGGCCAAGGCTTGCAGGGTCCACTCCACATCCCAATCGGGGAAGCATAGCCTTTGGATCGCGCATCCCGGTGGTTCAGGCGTTGAAGGTTTGCCGGGATAGGCAAAGAAATTCACGGGAGGATCAGCACCGACGAGAACAATGCCGGTCACATCCTGAAGCATCTCAGCGGTTGCATCGGCTGGATAGGGCAGAATCTCAAAGGCCACCGCCCCTGCGCCAAGCGCGATACGCGGCGCAAAGAAGGGTGCGAGCAAACGGCAGCCGGTCCGTGCCGCAATCTGTCCGACCAAGTCGGCGCTAGGGCCGAAAAGCGCAGGGCCGTTGGCCAGAAGCGCAGCACCTGGTTCGCTTAGCGCTTTGGCAGTTGCAGCGACGCGCGCCTCATCCGGCCGGTGTTTTTGTGCTGGTGGCTTGGCCTTCGTTGGCCCAGAAACGCTGTCACCCCAGGCTGCATCGGCCTGCAGGATGACGGTCGCGATCTGACCATTGCGGGCAACGCGAACCGCGTCAGCGCCAAGTTCGGCCACCATCGATCCATCTGTGGCGCGCCGCACCCAATGGGAAACAGAGCTCGCAACACCATCCAAATCGGAGGTCAGGGGCGCGTCATGCTTCAGATGATAGCCTGCATGATCGCCGACAATGTTGACGATGCCGGAGTGACCTTTGCGTGCATTGTGCAAATTGGCCCAGCTGTTGCCAAAGCCTGGCCCAAGATGGAGCAAGGTCCCGGCCACATTGCCGCTCATCCGCGCATAACCATCCGCTGCGCCGGTCACCCCACCTTCAAAAAGGCAGAGAATGCAGTGCATGTCCGGGTGGGTGTCCAAGGCCGCCACGAAGTGCATCTCCGACGTGCCGGGATTGGCGAAACAGACCGTGACATCCGAGGCCAGCAACGTTTCGACCAAAGCTTCAGCACCATTCATGACGACCCCCTTTTTGACTGGCCGCACTTTTCACCAGATGATGCCGAAGGTCCATTACGACTTGCCCAGGGGCTAGACATCTTCCCTGCAAGGCCCGCGTTCGCGACTGGATGACAAAAAAAGCCCGGCGTTTCCGCCGGGCTTTCGCGTTTGAGCCCTAGGGAGTTGGCTCATCGCTTGGATTGTTTATGCCTTTTGGGCGTCCACTTCGATGGCGGCGGTGTCGCCTTTGCCATTGGTGGTGCCGTTGGAAATCGAGATCTTGCGCGGCTTCATCGCTTCGGGCAGCTCACGCTTCAGCTCGATGTGAAGCAGACCGTTTTCCATCGAGGCGCCAGCCACCTCGACATAATCGGCAAGCTGGAAACGACGCTCGAAATTGCGGGCTGCAATGCCGCGATAGAGGATTTCGCGGGTGTCGCTGGCAACGTCCGCCCCTTTTTCACCGCGCACATGCAGCGTGTGGTTTTTGGTTTCCACATGCAGCTCATCGGGGCCGAAGCCGGCTACCGCCATGGAAATGCGGTAGGCGTTCTCGCCGGTGCGCTCAATGTTGTAGGGCGGATAAGAATTTGTCTCGTTGGAGACCTGCTGGTCGAGCATGGAAAAAAGCCGATCAAAACCAACGGTCGAACGATAAAGGGGCGAATAATCAACACGCATGAGTGTTCTCCATAAGAAGCAACAAGTTGAGGTTGGGCGCCTGCGGCAATGCCGTTGAAACAGCGTCGCGATCCCACTTGGCCATCGCATCTGCCACCTGCGCAGAAGGCCCGTTTGGCGCCTTCGATCCTATAGCTGCGTATTGTCCGACGCGATTTCAAGGGGTGTCGATTGCAAGGTTTTGCAGTCTGTTTATACCCGCCTTTTTTCCCTGAACCGAATATGAACGCGCGCTTCCAAATGGGTTCAGGGGCCGGTCGCTAGTTTCTGATCATCGCTGAGGCAAGCACCACCTGCTTCCACCCTTGGTTGCCCAGCACAGATGGTTTGAGGAGACGATGATGACCAACCGCAAAACCCTGATCAAAACCGCAATCGCCGGTGTGCTGGCTCTTGGTACGCTGACCGGTGGCGCTAACATGGCCCAGGCGAACAACTTCTCGTTCAGCTGGTCGACGCCGCAAGGCACCTTCACCCTTGGGCCGAACGGTCACCACTTTCAGCCCCGCTACCACCAACCGCGTTACCACCAACCACGCCATTATCAGCGCGAACAGCTTCGCCCTCGTCAGGCGCGCCGCATTCTGCGCCAGGCTGGGTTCCGGGACATCTCGTTCCTGCGTGAGCGCAACCGGGTCTACGTGTTCGAAGCTCGCGGCCAGCGTGGCTACCGCCGGATCGCCGTCAACAAATTCAACGGCAACATCATTTGGCGCTGGGGTCGCCGCTAAGACGGCCTTCGCTCCCCCAGCGCTAACGCAATGGACTTAGACGGTCGCCGATCCGCCCTCCTGGTGGCTTTCTAGGGCCGAGGCTGGTGTCCCCCTTGTGGGACGCCAGCCTTTTTTGTGTGTGGCAAAAACGCCGCTCGGTCTTCACGCGCTCGTTGGTTGCATGGGTTTGAAGAGTGAGGCAAAGAGCGTCGATGGCTGTTGTCCTGCCCAAAATGAGCGACGATGTCGAACGCCCCGAATCCGTTGTCGGAGAAGATGGGGCGTTTCTTTATTGGGTCGACGGTATGCCGATGCAGCGCCTGCAGCGGGTGTTTTATCTCTCGGTGGGTCTGCGTCGAAACGCGCGGGTGCGCGTGGCGCATTTTCGCCCGCTCGGCACGTCCATCGGCACACTGGTGCTGATGCATGGACGCGCCGAATACATTGAGAAATATGCCCACGTTATCGCCCATTATGTGAAGCTCGGCTTCACGGTGGTGACCTTCGATTGGCGCGGGCAGGGGCTTTCCAGCCGGGTCCTGCGGGATGAACCGCGCAAGGGGCATATTCACGATTTCGATGCCTATGTGCGCGATCTGCAGATTGTTATCGAAAAAGGCGTGTTGCCTGACTGTCCACTGCCGCTGATGGGCCTTGCCCATTCGATGGGCGGTTTGATTGCGCTGCATATGCTGGTGCGCAAGCCGCTCTGGTTCGATCGCATGGTGCTGTCGGTGCCGCTGCTGCGTTACAATGTGTCGACCGCTTCGCATGAAACGATCGCGCGCGGCTCAAAATGGGCAACGCGGCTTGGCTTGGGTCAGGCCTTCCCACCAACCGTTGGCGAAACCTTGGCGGGGACCGGCCCGTTCAAAGACAATGCGGTGACGTCGGATCCCAAGCGCTATCGGGAGACGACAGGCATCCTCGCCGACCATCCCGATCTGGGTTTGGGTGGACCGACCTTCGGTTGGCTGCACCGCGTGGCGCGCGGCATGGCGCGGGTGTGGGACCAGGATTTTCTGGACCGGATCAAGACGCCTTGCATGTTCGTTCAGGCCGGCCATGACACGATTGTATCACCGGATGCAATCGAGCGTCTGGCTGCTGCGATCCCCACCGCGACACTGCTTCGCCTGCCACGTTCCAAGCATGAACCGATGTTCGAGCGCGATTCCATCCGCGATTTGTTTCTTGCCGCGACCGAGGCGTTCTATTCAATTCCCGAACTGCGCGACCGCAATCTGAAGCGCTCGCTGGAAAATTTCGACGTCACGCTGCTGTAAAAGCCGTTAGCGCGCTGCGGATGCCAGGATGTTTGTCGCTTCATCCAGCAGCGACCGATCACCAACGGCGAGCACTTGGCCGGACGAGGCTGTGTTGACGTCAGTCAGCGGTGCGCCGCGCCAGTCGGTCACCGCGCCGCCTGCCGCTTCAATAATCGGCACCAGCGGTAGGATGTCATAAGGGCTTAGGCCGCTTTCAACGACAATGTCGGC
Protein-coding regions in this window:
- a CDS encoding universal stress protein; protein product: MPTKIIIGLDGAGSGSRALSYAERLATLIGDCELVVVYVIEWSPFSFQTAEENAERHKRREEELQIAHERVVDPAVKTLTDDGFKASGIVRHGDVADTLNAIAMEQKADQIVVGRSSEGGFAKRIFGSSTSNLVMHASMPVTVVG
- a CDS encoding alanine:cation symporter family protein translates to MAALTASPAFAQEAASIDQRVNEIFASATGPFVSLIFAPFPGTSFPWIVMWLVIAATIFTLYFGFVQLRFFSHSISLVKGDYSDPNDAGEVSHFQALATALSGTVGLGNIAGVAVAVGIGGPGATFWMILAGLLGMASKFTECTLGVKYRNEYEDGTVSGGPMYYMSKGFSELGLPGGKILAVLFSIFCILGALGGGNMFQANQAHAQISGIVGDYPGWITGLVFATVVFAVIVGGIKSIARVTEKVVPFMGIMYVGAALIILFVNYDMIGWAFAQIFEGAFTGLGVAGGFVGALIQGFKRAAFSNEAGVGSAAIAHSAVRTKEPITEGFVSLLEPLIDTVIICTMTALVIIISQQLITDPETGLYVLNEAGTAVATVDGNSGVALTSAAFGSAISWFPFVLAIAVILFAFSTMISWSYYGLKAWTYLFGEGKTTELIFKLIFCVFVVIGAAASLGPVIDFSDAAIFAMAVVNIFALYFLMKLVRKELASYSERLKSGEIKKFKH
- a CDS encoding acetolactate synthase large subunit, giving the protein MNGAEALVETLLASDVTVCFANPGTSEMHFVAALDTHPDMHCILCLFEGGVTGAADGYARMSGNVAGTLLHLGPGFGNSWANLHNARKGHSGIVNIVGDHAGYHLKHDAPLTSDLDGVASSVSHWVRRATDGSMVAELGADAVRVARNGQIATVILQADAAWGDSVSGPTKAKPPAQKHRPDEARVAATAKALSEPGAALLANGPALFGPSADLVGQIAARTGCRLLAPFFAPRIALGAGAVAFEILPYPADATAEMLQDVTGIVLVGADPPVNFFAYPGKPSTPEPPGCAIQRLCFPDWDVEWTLQALADAVGVDGNETITRIEHTVPSAQKGTLTAEGIGRGLARAIPEGAILVNEAVTAGFDIWPSVNKAAPHDRINNTGGSIGECLPNAIGASVACPDRPVFAVSGDGSAMYQLQCLWTAARERMDITFVIVANRGYQILHHELEAQGAPKPGRNARAMFDIEDPLLDWVALAAGHGVPGEKVETEEGFEAALAKAATTNGPFLIEATI
- a CDS encoding Hsp20 family protein, with the translated sequence MRWPSGIATLFQRHCRRRPTSTCCFLWRTLMRVDYSPLYRSTVGFDRLFSMLDQQVSNETNSYPPYNIERTGENAYRISMAVAGFGPDELHVETKNHTLHVRGEKGADVASDTREILYRGIAARNFERRFQLADYVEVAGASMENGLLHIELKRELPEAMKPRKISISNGTTNGKGDTAAIEVDAQKA
- a CDS encoding alpha/beta hydrolase, producing MAVVLPKMSDDVERPESVVGEDGAFLYWVDGMPMQRLQRVFYLSVGLRRNARVRVAHFRPLGTSIGTLVLMHGRAEYIEKYAHVIAHYVKLGFTVVTFDWRGQGLSSRVLRDEPRKGHIHDFDAYVRDLQIVIEKGVLPDCPLPLMGLAHSMGGLIALHMLVRKPLWFDRMVLSVPLLRYNVSTASHETIARGSKWATRLGLGQAFPPTVGETLAGTGPFKDNAVTSDPKRYRETTGILADHPDLGLGGPTFGWLHRVARGMARVWDQDFLDRIKTPCMFVQAGHDTIVSPDAIERLAAAIPTATLLRLPRSKHEPMFERDSIRDLFLAATEAFYSIPELRDRNLKRSLENFDVTLL